A region from the uncultured Campylobacter sp. genome encodes:
- a CDS encoding DNA-deoxyinosine glycosylase → MSQTHPFKPIFDQNSKILILGSFPSVVSRKFGFYYANPQNRFWRVLARILNAPPPASMDEKIKFLLARGIAVYDAAICCEIKGSSDAKMTAVVPANLEPIFSGARIVQVFANGGKAHEICEKYLKTQILNATGKEPVKLPSTSPANANFSFERLVREWTVVAEALKDG, encoded by the coding sequence ATGAGCCAAACTCACCCTTTTAAGCCGATTTTCGATCAAAATTCTAAAATTTTAATCCTCGGCTCTTTTCCCTCCGTCGTTTCTCGTAAATTTGGCTTTTACTACGCAAATCCGCAAAATCGCTTCTGGCGGGTGCTGGCGCGAATTTTAAACGCGCCGCCGCCTGCAAGCATGGACGAAAAGATAAAATTCCTACTCGCCCGCGGCATCGCCGTCTACGACGCGGCGATCTGCTGCGAGATAAAGGGCTCGAGCGACGCCAAAATGACCGCCGTCGTGCCTGCAAATTTAGAACCGATCTTTAGCGGCGCACGCATCGTGCAGGTATTCGCAAACGGCGGTAAGGCGCATGAAATCTGCGAAAAATACCTAAAAACTCAAATTTTAAACGCAACCGGCAAAGAACCCGTCAAGCTGCCATCCACGAGCCCTGCAAACGCAAATTTTAGCTTTGAAAGGCTCGTGAGAGAGTGGACGGTCGTAGCTGAAGCGCTAAAAGACGGTTAA
- a CDS encoding molybdopterin molybdotransferase MoeA: MMEFEKFESAMERFANTVQKSSRIEKVAITQALGRILASDVAAPFSTPRHPTAAMDGYALNGADLSEGAKFKIVGTTPAGKMPGAAAKAGECVKTFTGGLMCEGSDTLLPIENVQVQGGEIIVAKPVAVGFAVRAAGESYREGELLLRSGTKLGFSQIALLAELGLFHISVFVRPKVAILATGSEIKDLGEKLENDAQIYSSNHIALANLVTQLGCEAMIMPLVRDDEKELEGAILSALQSADILLTSGGVSVGDYDFVQSTLQSKFELIVKGAAIKPGRHVRVAKTGEKYIFAFPGFPLSALITCILFLRVYLQRSFGVHENTEFSAILDHDYVKKTPWLEFMPAVLQNSEGRLFVSLQSKKQGSSAILNNLDDDSVLLVAPLEVKELKKGELVRVISVPKI; the protein is encoded by the coding sequence ATGATGGAATTTGAAAAATTTGAAAGCGCGATGGAGCGCTTCGCAAACACGGTGCAAAAGTCCTCGCGCATCGAAAAGGTCGCGATCACGCAGGCGCTGGGGCGTATTTTGGCAAGCGACGTCGCGGCGCCTTTTAGCACTCCGCGCCACCCGACCGCCGCGATGGACGGCTACGCGCTAAATGGCGCGGATCTGAGCGAGGGAGCGAAATTTAAGATCGTCGGCACGACACCTGCAGGCAAGATGCCTGGCGCCGCGGCAAAGGCGGGCGAGTGCGTCAAAACCTTTACGGGCGGGCTCATGTGCGAGGGTAGCGACACGCTTCTGCCGATTGAAAACGTGCAGGTGCAAGGCGGCGAAATTATCGTCGCAAAGCCTGTCGCAGTGGGCTTTGCCGTACGCGCGGCGGGCGAGAGCTACCGCGAGGGCGAGCTTTTACTTCGTAGCGGCACGAAGCTCGGCTTTTCGCAGATCGCGCTGCTAGCCGAGCTAGGGCTATTTCACATAAGCGTATTCGTCCGCCCAAAAGTAGCGATCCTTGCCACCGGTAGCGAAATCAAGGATCTGGGCGAAAAGCTCGAAAACGATGCTCAAATTTACAGCTCCAACCACATCGCGCTTGCAAATTTAGTAACGCAACTAGGCTGCGAAGCGATGATAATGCCTCTAGTACGCGACGACGAAAAAGAGCTAGAAGGCGCGATCCTATCGGCTTTACAGAGTGCGGACATACTTCTAACTAGCGGCGGAGTGAGCGTCGGGGACTACGACTTCGTGCAAAGCACGCTACAATCAAAATTTGAGCTCATCGTAAAGGGTGCGGCGATCAAACCGGGCCGCCACGTGCGCGTAGCTAAAACCGGCGAAAAATATATCTTTGCGTTCCCCGGCTTCCCGCTCTCGGCGCTTATTACGTGCATTTTGTTTCTGCGCGTATATTTGCAAAGATCCTTCGGTGTGCACGAAAATACAGAATTTAGTGCGATCTTAGATCACGACTACGTAAAAAAAACGCCGTGGCTGGAGTTTATGCCCGCCGTTTTGCAAAACAGTGAGGGGCGGCTTTTTGTTAGCCTACAAAGCAAAAAGCAGGGTTCCAGCGCGATTTTGAACAATTTAGACGACGATAGCGTCCTGCTCGTCGCGCCGCTAGAGGTCAAAGAGCTCAAAAAAGGCGAGCTCGTGCGCGTAATCTCGGTACCTAAAATTTAG
- a CDS encoding MFS transporter codes for MLKSVLPLSFIIATRFFGLFILLPVLSLYSLSLHGANESLVGLLFGIYAIMQVILQTPFGVLSDKIGRKKTLAIGLALFIVGACVCAASESIYTMIFGRFLQGCGAVGAVATALISDFTREEERGKAMAVMGAMIGVSFGVAMILSPLLSAKFGLASLFHLSSALTLLCLVLLFFVVPTEPHIRSLRQKVPLGSLLSDKNLMLMNLTNFFQKAFMTAAFFLIPILLVQKFGLSKSDLTKIYALGAVFGFTAMGASGALGEKRALAKQILLIGICFFIASYLIFAFASGASAFVVGVMLFFVGFNAHEPIMQSLASKFAKVAQKGAALGIFNSFGFFGSFLGGLCGGALFGKIGIEALGIGVAVLGVIWLVLLSRLSDPKLFKNLYFPKGGDFSALQGVKGIIEIYETDGELVVKFNSKLINEDQIYKIVGGK; via the coding sequence ATGCTAAAAAGCGTCCTTCCGCTTAGTTTTATCATCGCTACGAGGTTTTTTGGATTATTTATTTTGCTGCCCGTGCTTAGCCTGTATTCATTGAGCTTGCACGGCGCAAACGAAAGCCTAGTAGGGCTACTTTTTGGAATTTATGCGATTATGCAAGTGATTTTGCAAACGCCATTTGGAGTGTTAAGCGATAAGATCGGACGTAAAAAAACCCTTGCTATAGGGCTGGCGCTTTTTATCGTGGGTGCTTGCGTTTGCGCGGCGAGCGAGAGCATTTATACGATGATTTTTGGGCGCTTTTTGCAAGGCTGCGGTGCTGTAGGAGCCGTAGCTACCGCACTAATTAGCGATTTTACGCGAGAGGAAGAGCGTGGCAAGGCAATGGCGGTAATGGGCGCGATGATAGGCGTGAGCTTTGGTGTCGCAATGATTTTAAGTCCGCTTTTAAGCGCCAAATTTGGACTTGCCAGCCTATTTCATCTAAGTTCGGCGCTTACGCTTTTATGTTTAGTACTACTTTTTTTCGTAGTACCTACCGAACCGCATATCCGCTCCCTGCGCCAAAAGGTCCCACTCGGCTCACTTTTAAGTGATAAAAATTTAATGCTTATGAATTTAACGAATTTTTTTCAAAAAGCTTTCATGACGGCGGCGTTTTTTCTAATTCCAATTTTGCTCGTGCAAAAATTCGGACTTTCTAAAAGTGATTTGACTAAAATTTATGCTCTAGGCGCGGTCTTTGGCTTTACTGCGATGGGTGCGAGCGGCGCTTTAGGTGAAAAGCGCGCGCTAGCTAAGCAAATTCTACTTATCGGCATTTGCTTTTTCATCGCTTCGTATTTGATTTTTGCGTTTGCTAGCGGGGCGAGCGCTTTCGTAGTGGGTGTGATGCTCTTTTTCGTGGGATTTAACGCGCATGAGCCCATTATGCAAAGCCTTGCGTCCAAATTTGCCAAAGTCGCTCAAAAAGGCGCCGCGCTTGGGATTTTTAATTCGTTCGGATTTTTTGGCAGTTTTTTGGGCGGGCTATGCGGCGGCGCACTTTTTGGCAAAATCGGCATTGAAGCGCTAGGCATTGGCGTCGCGGTTTTGGGTGTGATCTGGCTTGTGCTACTTTCTAGGCTGAGCGATCCAAAACTTTTTAAGAATTTATACTTTCCTAAAGGCGGCGATTTTTCCGCACTACAGGGCGTAAAGGGCATTATTGAAATTTATGAGACCGATGGCGAACTCGTTGTGAAATTTAACTCGAAACTGATAAATGAAGATCAAATTTATAAAATCGTAGGAGGCAAATGA
- a CDS encoding non-canonical purine NTP pyrophosphatase, with protein sequence MKILLATSNKNKVKEIKEFFTEYDVCALGEVLDPFEIDECGTSFKQNALIKVRAVYEALKSKNLQSEFFVLSDDSGICVDALGGAPGIFSARFSGAGATDASNREKLARKLRALSLDSSPAHYTAAIALKCDLGEFSTHGFMHGTAITKQRGQNGFGYDFMFIPRGFDRTIGELPAAVKFEISHRTKGLALMRILLKNLEKQMRLAKFY encoded by the coding sequence ATGAAAATTTTACTTGCGACGAGCAACAAAAATAAAGTAAAAGAGATAAAAGAATTTTTCACGGAATACGACGTGTGTGCGCTCGGCGAGGTGCTGGATCCTTTTGAGATAGACGAGTGCGGCACGAGCTTCAAACAAAACGCGCTTATTAAAGTTCGCGCAGTGTATGAGGCGCTAAAAAGTAAAAATTTGCAGAGTGAATTTTTCGTGCTAAGCGATGATAGCGGTATCTGCGTGGATGCGCTGGGCGGGGCTCCTGGGATATTTTCGGCGCGCTTTAGCGGAGCGGGTGCAACGGATGCGAGCAATCGTGAGAAATTAGCAAGGAAGCTGAGGGCTTTAAGCTTAGACTCCTCGCCCGCGCATTATACGGCGGCGATCGCGCTAAAATGCGATCTGGGCGAGTTTTCTACGCATGGTTTTATGCACGGCACGGCGATAACGAAGCAGCGGGGGCAAAACGGCTTCGGATACGATTTTATGTTTATTCCGCGCGGATTTGACCGCACGATCGGGGAGCTGCCCGCTGCGGTGAAATTTGAAATTTCGCACCGCACGAAGGGGCTAGCGCTGATGCGAATTTTATTAAAAAATTTAGAAAAACAGATGAGACTTGCTAAATTTTATTAA
- the hcp gene encoding hydroxylamine reductase: MSDNLEMFCHQCQMSVPEGCGAKGQSKGTCGKTSTLALLQDTMVFGLKGLSAYRHHAHELGADTSAVDTVMADTLYFTLTNSNFNFDEHIAQLMAVGGAGVQMMDILSEAHTAKFGVPTPVKVSQNKVEGKAILVSGHNLHALEALLKATEGKGINIYTHSEMLPAHGYPQLRKYPHLKGNVGKAWFDQTKLFSEFKGAILMTTNCIVPLRSSCSYADRLFGYSIAGTDGVKHIQNDDFTPLIKCALACGDVSMDSDESLVTGGHYKTILSLAPQILDAIKSGKIRRFFVIAGCDAPGKGREYYRELALSLPKDCVILTSSCGKFRFNDVDFGNVPDTELPRYIDLGQCNDSNGAVKIALALSEATGIAVNDLPVSIVLMWMEQKAVIILLALLSLGVKNINVGPTVPEFFNDEILGFLVQNFGLRLISGDAQADLKYFLGE; encoded by the coding sequence ATGAGCGACAATCTAGAGATGTTCTGTCATCAGTGCCAAATGAGCGTACCCGAGGGCTGCGGCGCAAAGGGCCAAAGCAAAGGCACCTGCGGCAAAACCTCGACGCTAGCGTTACTTCAGGACACTATGGTTTTCGGGCTTAAGGGGCTTAGCGCCTACCGCCACCACGCGCACGAGCTCGGCGCCGATACTAGCGCGGTCGATACCGTTATGGCGGATACGCTATATTTCACGCTGACGAACTCAAATTTTAACTTTGACGAGCATATCGCGCAGCTGATGGCCGTCGGAGGCGCGGGCGTGCAGATGATGGATATTTTAAGCGAGGCGCATACCGCAAAATTTGGCGTGCCGACCCCGGTTAAAGTTAGCCAAAACAAGGTCGAGGGCAAGGCGATTTTGGTCAGCGGACACAACCTTCACGCTCTTGAGGCGCTGCTAAAAGCGACCGAGGGCAAGGGCATCAATATCTACACCCATTCAGAGATGCTTCCTGCGCACGGCTATCCGCAGCTTCGCAAGTATCCGCACCTAAAGGGCAACGTCGGCAAGGCATGGTTCGATCAGACCAAGCTTTTTAGCGAATTTAAGGGCGCGATTTTGATGACCACGAACTGCATCGTGCCGCTTCGCTCGTCCTGTAGCTACGCAGACAGGCTGTTTGGCTACTCTATCGCGGGCACGGACGGCGTCAAACATATCCAAAACGACGATTTTACGCCGCTTATCAAGTGCGCGCTTGCGTGCGGCGACGTGAGTATGGACAGCGACGAGAGCTTGGTGACGGGCGGACACTACAAGACGATTTTGAGCCTTGCGCCGCAAATTTTAGACGCGATCAAATCTGGCAAAATCCGCCGCTTTTTCGTCATCGCAGGCTGCGACGCGCCGGGCAAAGGACGCGAGTATTACCGCGAGCTAGCGCTTAGCCTACCTAAGGACTGCGTGATTTTGACCTCGAGCTGCGGTAAATTCCGCTTCAACGACGTGGATTTCGGAAACGTGCCAGACACCGAGCTTCCGCGCTATATCGATCTAGGCCAGTGCAACGACAGCAACGGCGCGGTCAAGATCGCCCTAGCGCTTAGCGAGGCTACGGGCATCGCGGTAAACGACCTGCCGGTCTCGATCGTGCTGATGTGGATGGAGCAAAAGGCGGTCATCATCCTGCTTGCGCTGCTTAGTCTGGGCGTTAAGAATATCAACGTAGGCCCTACGGTGCCTGAGTTTTTCAACGACGAAATTTTGGGCTTCTTGGTGCAAAATTTCGGCCTTCGCCTAATCAGCGGCGACGCGCAGGCGGATCTGAAATACTTCCTCGGCGAATAA